TTATTCTGACTCAGTTAATAATACTTCTGACAACGTGTTTTTTTCTCCTTCGCGAATATACAGTATATCAACACTTTCACCGGGCTGGAAACTTTGGATTATTTCTGACAAAGAATCTGTTTTTGATATTTCCTTTCCGTCAATCGAAATTATTATGTCATTAATCTGCAATCCTATTTTTTCAGCCGGACTGCCGTTTGCAACCGCAGTAACTGACGGTGATTCACTGCCGTAGATTAATGCGCCCACCTCGTTTTCACCGACGATGCTGTTATCCATTCTGGTTGTTCTGCTTAAATCCACGTACATCACTCCGAACGATACTCTTTTTAAAACACCGTCTTTCAGTATTCTGGGAACAATTTTCTGAACATACTCGCCGGGAATAATCAGGTTAATATCACCTGCTTCATTTGCCAGGCCGATTCCTGCCACTTTTCCGTTTATGTTAATCACCGGTGCACCCCGATAATTATTCGGGAAGGAATTAGTCATACTGATCAGGTCTGGGACGCGCTCTGTGGAATAAATAGCATCTCCTATTTCACTGTCCTTATAATAGAGCAGATCCTTTATTTCAGTGGAATCACTTTCATAAGAACCATTTGTTTTATTTACTAATGACAGCATTTGCTGACCAATGTGTAATTCCATTGGGTCAACAAATTCCACTACCGACAGATTCTTTGCATCAATTCTAAAAAATACAAGATCCGTCGCGGAATCATCAATGATACTATCAATCAAATAAATTTTTTTATCTGAAGTCATGGCGACGTATTCGCGTTCTACATCGGCTATAACTTGATTTGTTGTTATTAATAATCCGTCGTTGGTTAAAATTAAAGCACTGCCTAACGCGTCGCCGGATTGGTAAATCTGCTCCAGTATATTATTATTTTCCGATCCTATGTTCTTTTTTTCGAATACTGTTAC
The Patescibacteria group bacterium genome window above contains:
- a CDS encoding S1C family serine protease — translated: MKTKPVPTSPKVRNRKDIVDDIYKQDSQKLFDKPKIKQHNIFILVIAILSGFFAGILGETIINALAVSYPNLPFISSLYVKTYESDNNVIVLKNGKTIEVQEFERLKTLDQIQTTVVTVFEKKNIGSENNNILEQIYQSGDALGSALILTNDGLLITTNQVIADVEREYVAMTSDKKIYLIDSIIDDSATDLVFFRIDAKNLSVVEFVDPMELHIGQQMLSLVNKTNGSYESDSTEIKDLLYYKDSEIGDAIYSTERVPDLISMTNSFPNNYRGAPVININGKVAGIGLANEAGDINLIIPGEYVQKIVPRILKDGVLKRVSFGVMYVDLSRTTRMDNSIVGENEVGALIYGSESPSVTAVANGSPAEKIGLQINDIIISIDGKEISKTDSLSEIIQSFQPGESVDILYIREGEKNTLSEVLLTESE